A DNA window from Candidatus Woesearchaeota archaeon contains the following coding sequences:
- a CDS encoding class II aldolase/adducin family protein: MPNQTKDQRTFTVLPASLDTAVFEALRDRYVPSMATIGEQLGKMRALPLQEEPADSGNWVTSGNYSIRCREPDAPTGFFITASGVNKTELEKDGVLFVERIDYDAGIIYAHGTASPSRETLVHDLAYQEFSDVTVVLHTHDRVALRYGTAPKTPQPIFFANRHEAEQVVEALADVGYVNIPEHGQFMVGRTIYEALARAREHHEQATLRTPLHRAIDAAIPTCMALYAVCALWASILEVRHLRQQTKDCQTSGNLASITYTCDTPRTIRLNKAYGDSMEQRPDGKYEYTINVPPPT, from the coding sequence ATGCCCAACCAAACAAAAGACCAGCGCACGTTTACAGTTCTTCCCGCATCGTTAGATACAGCCGTCTTTGAAGCACTGCGTGATCGTTATGTCCCGAGCATGGCAACTATTGGCGAACAGTTGGGGAAAATGCGTGCCCTTCCGTTGCAAGAAGAACCAGCCGATTCGGGCAACTGGGTGACCAGCGGAAATTATAGCATCCGATGCCGAGAACCTGACGCGCCAACGGGCTTTTTCATCACCGCCAGCGGCGTCAACAAAACAGAATTGGAAAAAGACGGCGTGCTGTTTGTTGAGCGAATTGATTATGATGCCGGCATCATCTATGCACACGGCACAGCATCGCCATCGCGCGAAACATTAGTTCATGATCTTGCGTACCAAGAATTTTCTGATGTCACCGTAGTGCTTCACACCCACGACCGCGTTGCGCTTCGCTATGGCACCGCGCCAAAAACACCGCAGCCAATATTCTTTGCAAATCGCCACGAAGCAGAACAAGTGGTTGAAGCACTTGCTGATGTTGGCTATGTAAATATCCCAGAGCATGGGCAGTTTATGGTTGGAAGAACAATCTATGAAGCATTGGCACGAGCGCGAGAACACCATGAACAAGCAACGCTGAGAACTCCACTTCATCGCGCAATTGACGCAGCAATCCCTACTTGTATGGCACTGTATGCTGTTTGCGCGTTGTGGGCAAGTATACTCGAAGTACGGCACCTTCGCCAACAAACAAAAGATTGCCAGACTTCAGGAAATCTGGCAAGCATTACCTACACCTGCGACACGCCGCGCACTATCCGTCTCAACAAAGCATATGGCGATAGTATGGAGCAACGACCTGATGGGAAATATGAATACACCATCAACGTGCCGCCGCCGACATAA
- a CDS encoding cation:proton antiporter, with protein MANPLFVTLIALIIAYLFAELFQRFNLPRVVGQILAGMVLGIPLIHGFFFTPEVTAVFSYITNIGIILLFFFVGLEINLLKFKKNVRESALIALFNTALPLIGGFVASRYLFHLDLLTSLILGIAVAVSSQAISLDILEEMRLIKSKIGNLIITSGAVDDVFELFLISTILVLFSTVGQPNIGKLLVDSALFILIVLLFRVSLIPFAMRIFERDKSQSTLFMGALIIVLLMASLSEMLGISSLIGALIAGMLVRHSLLTGHDRKPWRKNELSHSIHVIAFGFLIPLFFVNVGMNTDLSSISANLPLIGVLLLIDIVGTVAGSIIGVVLSGKTVLEGLLVGWGVTPKGDTELVIATVALNAGLITLSIYSAIIMVAIATTFIGPIVFKWLVEKHRRKIQ; from the coding sequence ATGGCAAATCCGCTGTTCGTCACGCTCATTGCGCTGATTATCGCCTATCTTTTTGCTGAGCTGTTTCAGCGCTTTAATCTCCCACGCGTGGTGGGCCAGATTCTTGCCGGCATGGTGCTGGGCATCCCGCTCATTCACGGATTTTTTTTTACTCCCGAAGTTACTGCGGTGTTTTCGTACATAACCAATATCGGCATTATTCTGTTGTTCTTTTTTGTCGGCCTTGAAATAAATCTTCTCAAATTCAAAAAAAATGTGCGTGAATCCGCGCTCATTGCGCTGTTCAACACCGCCCTGCCGCTGATTGGCGGATTTGTTGCCAGTAGGTACTTGTTTCATTTGGACTTGCTCACGTCGCTTATTCTTGGTATTGCTGTGGCGGTGAGTTCGCAGGCGATTTCGCTCGACATCCTGGAGGAGATGCGCCTTATCAAGAGCAAGATTGGCAATTTGATTATCACGTCCGGCGCAGTTGACGACGTATTTGAATTGTTCCTCATTAGCACGATTCTGGTGTTATTCTCAACAGTTGGCCAGCCAAACATAGGGAAACTGTTGGTGGACAGTGCCTTGTTTATTCTGATCGTGCTCCTGTTCCGCGTTTCGCTCATTCCGTTTGCCATGCGCATTTTTGAGCGCGACAAATCCCAGTCAACACTCTTTATGGGGGCGCTGATTATTGTCCTGCTTATGGCGTCACTGTCAGAAATGCTTGGCATCAGTTCGCTGATTGGCGCGCTCATCGCTGGCATGCTTGTCCGCCACTCATTGCTGACTGGCCACGACCGCAAACCGTGGCGGAAAAATGAGTTGTCACACTCCATTCATGTCATTGCCTTCGGCTTTTTGATTCCGCTTTTTTTCGTGAATGTAGGGATGAATACTGATCTTAGTAGTATTTCTGCAAACTTGCCATTGATTGGCGTGCTGCTGCTTATCGACATTGTTGGCACGGTTGCCGGCAGCATCATCGGTGTAGTGTTAAGCGGCAAAACAGTGCTTGAAGGATTGCTGGTTGGTTGGGGCGTGACGCCGAAAGGCGATACCGAACTCGTGATTGCCACGGTTGCACTCAATGCCGGCTTGATAACTCTTTCAATTTACAGCGCGATTATCATGGTTGCAATCGCAACAACTTTTATTGGGCCGATTGTGTTCAAATGGTTGGTTGAGAAGCACCGGCGAAAAATACAGTAA